A part of Vespertiliibacter pulmonis genomic DNA contains:
- the asd gene encoding archaetidylserine decarboxylase (Phosphatidylserine decarboxylase is synthesized as a single chain precursor. Generation of the pyruvoyl active site from a Ser is coupled to cleavage of a Gly-Ser bond between the larger (beta) and smaller (alpha chains). It is an integral membrane protein.) — protein sequence MSLQSYPRPSYWERVKIAFQYLMPQFGLTHLAGWLAERQWGVVTHLIIKLFAKKYQVNLAEAEKTEASDYATFNEFFIRPLKADARPINTEAKILCLPADGRVSELGTIAQAQLLQAKGHYFSLETLLANDTKLAEKFKNGDFITTYLSPRDYHRVHMPCDGTLRKMIYVPGELFSVNPFLAEHVPNLFARNERVICEFNTEFGPMVQILVGATITASISTVWAGVINLPRSKEVKIYEYLTEGETAVHLKKGQEMGAFRLGSTVINLFPANTITFDPQLTPNEPTRMGECLAKIK from the coding sequence ATGTCATTACAATCTTACCCTCGCCCAAGTTATTGGGAGCGAGTAAAAATTGCTTTTCAATACTTAATGCCACAATTTGGTTTAACTCATCTTGCAGGCTGGCTAGCTGAACGTCAATGGGGTGTAGTTACCCATTTGATCATCAAACTCTTTGCTAAAAAATACCAAGTAAATTTAGCCGAAGCAGAAAAAACAGAAGCGTCCGATTATGCTACATTTAACGAATTTTTTATCCGCCCATTAAAAGCAGATGCTCGTCCAATCAATACAGAGGCTAAAATACTCTGTTTACCCGCAGATGGGCGAGTAAGTGAGCTAGGTACGATTGCACAAGCTCAATTACTACAAGCTAAAGGACATTATTTCAGCCTGGAAACACTATTAGCCAACGATACTAAACTTGCAGAAAAATTTAAAAATGGTGATTTTATCACCACTTACCTTTCACCTCGTGATTATCATCGTGTACATATGCCATGCGATGGGACTTTACGCAAAATGATCTATGTACCTGGTGAGCTATTTTCAGTTAATCCATTTTTAGCTGAACACGTTCCAAACCTATTTGCCCGAAATGAACGGGTTATTTGTGAATTCAATACAGAATTTGGTCCAATGGTTCAAATCTTAGTCGGTGCAACTATCACTGCAAGTATTAGCACCGTATGGGCTGGAGTAATAAATCTGCCTCGTAGTAAAGAAGTAAAAATTTATGAATATCTCACCGAAGGGGAAACTGCTGTGCATCTGAAAAAAGGGCAAGAAATGGGAGCATTCCGTTTAGGTTCGACTGTTATAAATCTATTTCCAGCAAATACGATTACGTTTGATCCACAACTGACCCCTAACGAACCAACTCGAATGGGTGAATGTTTAGCCAAGATCAAATAA